The DNA sequence TAGGAGATCACATACAGACCCACAGTGATGTGAAGCCTTTCAAATGTGACACTTGTGGGAAAGAATTTGCCCTGAAGACACGGCTGAAGACGCACATGATTGGTCACACCGGGTTTAAGCCCTTCATTTGTGAAGTTTGTGGAAAGGAATTCTGCTCGAAGTCAAACTGTGTCAGTCACTTGAAAACTCACACAGGCGAGAAGTCCCACTCTTGCATCACCTGCGGGAAAAAGTTCCGCCGCAGCTCAGATCTGACGAGGCACATCCAgattcacacaggagagaagccGTACAGCTGCGTCCACTGTGGGAAGCGGTTTGCTCGCTTTTCAACTCTCACCCTTCACGTCCGAGTGCATACGGGGGAGAAACCTTACCAGTGTAATTGGTGTGGGAAAAAGTTTGCATCCAGGACAGGTTTGAGAATACACAGCCAACTGCATTCAGGGGAGCCCTTTGTTTGTGAAGTTTGTGGAAAGGAATTCTACACGAAGTCAAACTGTGTCAGTCACATGAaaactcacacaggtgagaagtcCCACTCTTGCGTCACCTGCGGGAAAAAGTTCCACCGCAGTTCAGATCTGAAGCGGCACATCCAGactcacacaggagagaagccGTACAGCTGCGTCCACTGTGGGAAGCGGTTTGCTCGCTTTTCAACGCTCACCCTTCACGTCCGGAGTGCACACAGGGGAGAAACCTTACCAGTGTAGTtggtgtggggaaaaaaaagtttgcatacACACATCAAATTCTATACAGGGGAGCTGTTTGTATGCAAAATTTGTGGGAGGAATTTTGATTAGCATGACAAATTGAAATTACACAGTTGGATCCATACAGGGGAGAAACAACAGagctgacatttaatttttgaaatgtcacaggaaaaaaaaccaaacttttGTAAGATTACATTGTTTGGATTCACCTCGAACAGCCATGTTGGACACGTTGCAGAAAGTTTCTTTAATGTgaggatttttctgttttatttctgtccttTACTCTACTTTGCATCATCATGAATTGAATACCTTGAATGTTGACCTCGTTGTTGGATATGAGAAGTTGAAGATGTCGTTTTGGGCTCTGACCGTTGGTCgaacatttttcactatttgaCAGGCTAAAAGAGTAATTAGTGCATAAAAACTCTAATCTCCTGTTGGATTTATTGTTGCATAgctttttaaattcaatttgtttATACAGGATCAGATCAGTTTTGTGTGACTGTTATTGATTGACTGATCGCTGTTTAGATAATATTACactaggttttttttctgttcacatGGAAAACACTTTTTGGGAAGTACTTTGTATTTTAGCTTGTTGaatgctgtatttgtttgtacTGCAAACTTGAAAGatattctgtcattttgatATTGTGGCTAATAAGTTTACATTTACTATTTGCATATACCAGTCAATTCTGTTTATCGCTGTGTTACTGtatttatacagtatatttacagtatagTTATATCCAATTCTCATCTATTGAATtccataaaaatacatttctttatctaTCTACATATTTCTGTAGACTTGGGAGACACTATAATTCCAATTtatgctttatttaaaaaaacaacaaaaaaacattgacgATAACACATAAATAGATAACAGACTGTTAGCATGTAGCTTTGTATACACTTGAAATTTCACACCAGAGCAGTAGATGACAGTCGAATGGAAGATGTGGAGAGACTTGATTAAAAATCAAGAGTAGAGGGGAGTAGAGGATCTTGACAAtggatgaaagaggagagggttttaaattattttctgtgtgaCGCAAGTGCACAGTGATTAGAGGCATGAAAACAGTGGGCCatgttttaagattttttttcttagtctAATGAATATATTTAGATAATTATcatataaacaaatgttttgagtATGTATAGCCTTTAAGTTCGTTATtattttgttcagttgttttctttctttctttctttctttctttctttctttctttctttctttctttctttctttctttctttctttctttctttctttctttctttcttcgtGTTTTGTAGACACATTAGTGTGTTGGCCATGAGTCCACATTCCAGATCACTGGGGGGCGATAGTGAGCCTGGAAGCTGTTAGGCAACCACCAATAAAatctgaagaagaagatcaaCAAGCAAGGAACAAgcccaagaagaagaagtagaagaagaactTTTCATGCGGAAGTAAACAGAGAACTGGCAAGTCCAGTTTTCGTTAATACCCTGCTAAGAGTTTTGCGTGAAGAAGTGTCTCACTCTCAGTTCAACAATGGCTTTAGTTCCGAGTATGAGACAGTTTGTCTGTGATCGACTGACCGCCGCTGCTCAAGAAATACTGGGAGTCTTTGAGAAGAAGTTGGAAAACTACGAGGCAGAAATCGCTCGTCAACGCAGACTGTTGGACTCTGTTTTTACCCCAGAGATAAAGTTACACCGGACAGGTTGGGAAAATTCATCTGTCTTTCTTATAGAATCCAGCTCTGTGTTAAATAGTCGTAGGTATTGTTCAAGTCATGTTTTAGTTTTCAACTATGTCGAGCCTCAACTTGCAGACAGACCAGTCTGACAGGTGTAACGTAAACAGACAATTACATCGGAGAGGATAACTTGATGAGTGGGCTCAGCATGTTGCTAAAAAATATGTGGAAATATACGCATTCATGTGTCCACACTGTTGGTGACAATGCACTGTATTGCACTCACTACTGTCACAAAGCGCGTTAAACACGTGAAGCCTCGTTACATGCGGAAGTCGCCACAATACTTCGGTCCTGTCACCTGGGGGTCATTAAAAACTTGACAATAATTGACAGATCGTTAATATTGCCAGAAGGCTAAGCTCGGCCATTGGTTGTTTTTAGAGACAACAAGCAGCTGCTGAAACTAACCAGTGGttaaatgtaactaagtacatttgcTAAAGTACTGTACTGTTTGTAATGTCCAGCCACCTGCTTTAAACGAATAGGGGGCAGTATTTCCACTTTGTCTCAAGGTTTAGTTCAAAccctttttttgcatttctcttGTAAATTTGTTTCTTTGCAAATTCATCATTGCGTGTTGGTAAAATACCTAAATAATTACTTCGATCTATATGTTTAGTTACCCATATATCCACCAGTGCTCTGTCGTTGCACAATCAATTGAGAACAACTCATTCTATTTGTGTAACAAAGACAGGTATGTGTAAGGAGATATACTAAAAAACCACCACACAAAAGCCTTTCCAAATGGTtgtaatgtttcatttcagttattgtCATCGCAAAAAGCCTttaggattttttattttttttggcttgttgATGGCACAAGCTGCATGTTAGAATAAAGGGCAGGGTGGTAATTCATCATTGGGGGTGACTGGACGGGATTTCTACCTCTAAAAAGACTTTAGGTACATGTTGGCTGCTTAgcagtggatatctctgcagTGCAGTACAAAGACATCTTGGAAATAACGCCAGAAGTGCTACTTCTTTACACTCTGTTGATAGTGTTAGTTCATTTgttgaatgttaatgttaaccAAAATAGTGTATCTTTATGTACAATTTTGAGGAGCTGTCACtcaaatatttttatgttatgCAGCTAAAGATTTGTACCCCACTTCATCTTGGATgtaaatattgcactttttactgcACTACATTTGTCCCACAGCTTAAGTTACTTTTATTAGATAAAAAAATCATACTGGTTCAGTCCAGTAAAAATGATCTATCTCAAAATTCGGTGATTTCaaattttattatttcaaattgattattttatttaacatgtgaTGACTTTATAGAAAACGATCCATTGCAGATTAAATAACCCAACAGTATTTC is a window from the Acanthopagrus latus isolate v.2019 chromosome 5, fAcaLat1.1, whole genome shotgun sequence genome containing:
- the LOC119018989 gene encoding zinc finger protein OZF-like isoform X2, with product MSSVQGLRKFVNERLTAATEEILEVFEKTVKVYEEEINRQRKLLDTLLKPEIKLHRIEISQPVCIDKALDGQQLCVQERNISLDHEDPEPPQIKEEQEEQLVLKQESDLFKFRPTCEGSDHSEEQILHLLPLPLTNIPVEAIKSESDAAGSCLSEPNCDHHLSDNSERVTSQDPGRGNQENASSDQKTENKPFKCVLCPEEFNEYLMLGDHIQTHSDVKPFKCDTCGKEFALKTRLKTHMIGHTGFKPFICEVCGKEFCSKSNCVSHLKTHTGEKSHSCITCGKKFRRSSDLTRHIQIHTGEKPYSCVHCGKRFARFSTLTLHVRVHTGEKPYQCNWCGKKFASRTGLRIHSQLHSGEPFVCEVCGKEFYTKSNCVSHMKTHTGEKSHSCVTCGKKFHRSSDLKRHIQTHTGEKPYSCVHCGKRFARFSTLTLHVRSAHRGETLPV